In the genome of Rhopalosiphum padi isolate XX-2018 chromosome 1, ASM2088224v1, whole genome shotgun sequence, the window GGCATTTTCAATTCGTTTGATCCCAATGAAGTTGTATATCGGGCCCAAAAGAAACCGTGTAAAACAGTCGGTAAATATGTAATGGGCGATTTATTAGGAGAAGGTAGTTATGGTAAAGTTAAAGAAGTACTCGACTCAGAAACGCTTGTTCGCTGTGCagctaaaatattaaagaagaaaaaactCAAACGAATACCTAATGGAGAAAAAAATGTGctcaagtaataaaataattttattatgcatagtaataattagtattaataatctCTAAAATACCTACACTTTTCTCTTATTCAAGCATATTAAGGCAAAGATAATCTACATACTTATTTTCTTAAAGAGGATGTCACCCCCGCACGCATTATCCTACAAacgtttaaaagaaaatttgcTATCAGCAGTATTAATTCTGTGTAGGTATcgatatatcattaatataaaagtgGATAGTGCATAGATAAAGTAGAAAGTGCCCTATCATCAAActtaaagttaagaatattagTAGTGTTTGTATGTCtgctttttttctattttaagtgAGTGCCgagtgtgtaaaatattttaatttaaaaattattttaactcgtttaacaatttttttttttacaatgtacaaacacagataatattcttatgatTTATAAAGGGTCAACTTTATCTAATATTAAGACTAACAACATAAATAGGTTTTGTTTCTACTGAAAttttctatattgtatatttattaagttaagaTGGCACATGCATTTTATAAAGTCCTTAATATCTAGTTAAGTAATAAATGAATCAATGcgatttataaatcaatttattatatagttagttgAAGGTTAAGAACTTcatagtattacattttaccttactaaattttttttttatgtgattatATATGCTAATCtatcattttgaaattttgttgtatcttatttattttatatttatttaagttagtattagttattaaaatatttacaaatattaaccGTAATAATGTAATCAGTGATAttgatatgttaattatttttaattattgtagtaattataaattcttgGTAGGTAATACTTCGGTagtactgtataataaatactaaatagttattcTTTTATAGTGGTGTAGCTAGGAATGTGTTATGGAAAACATCCGCTTCTGctatttttatacaacaatatatgtTCTGTATAGTTCAGATTTCTACAAAATATGTCATAtagttctattttatatttcatattattaatatgaagatTAATAACTACAATGGAGTGTGTAAATTCCCTcacatgttattttttaagtataaaattaaaacactccCTAAAAAAATCCTGACTACGTGCTGTTCCTTAagcttaaatattgtttattatttagaaacatagttaattttttaatataattttgtttttgaattgctgacaataatagtatgttattaatattgaatattatcaaattttataagataatatttatttaatagattttgaatacttatgtaaaatgtgatgaaatatttaactatactcaactttaagttatataataatacaatttgttatttacaaaattgttattttttctagtGAAATTCAACTTCTAAAAACTTTGAGACATTTAAATGTCATAGAGTTAGTAGATGTGATAGTAaatgaagaaaaagaaaaaatgtatcttCTTTTGGAATATTGTGTTGGTGGTCTTCAAGATATGCTAGAACACTCTCCAGGGAGTAAATTTCCATGCTGGCAAGCTCATAAGTAAGTATTTGAATAATCAGTtagttaaaagtattattaagaagataaatttatgttgtttaatattatgtggtatTAGCTACTTTAGTCAGTTAATAAATGGACTAGAGTATTTGCACAGCCGTGGAATAATTCATAAAGATATTAAACCAGGGAATTTATTGCTCACACTTGATGAAACACTTAAGATATCAGACTTTGGAACTGCTGAGgtatgttgaaaatataattataaaatatttatctatattaagatattgttgattataatttttaggcaTTATCACCCTTTGATCCAGAAGGTATTTGTGCATCTAGTCAAGGCTCACCAGCATTTCAACCACCTGAAATAGCAAATGGAGCTGATGAGTACTCTGgctttaaaatagatatttggAGCAGTGGTGTTACATTGTATGGAcattaatgaattatacaaatattatataataataataaaaaaataattattgtttttttttcaaggtATAATTTAGTTACAGGAGAGTATCCATTTGAAGGTGataatgtatatagattatttGAAGCAATTGGGaaatgtaatatacaaattCCAAGCTTTGTGACAGAACCTTTGAGATCTTTGCTAGTTGGAATGCTTAAAAAAGATCCAAAGAAACGATTTACCTTAAGAACAATACAAACACATCCGTAAGTTAATAATCTGTTTTAATTAAAGATttgattattctaaa includes:
- the LOC132917359 gene encoding serine/threonine-protein kinase STK11-like isoform X1, encoding MIINIGICSIFNENNVMMMEQREFDEDVMPSAIDDDEDVFKDLLNVPADWSANDCLSTGIFNSFDPNEVVYRAQKKPCKTVGKYVMGDLLGEGSYGKVKEVLDSETLVRCAAKILKKKKLKRIPNGEKNVLNEIQLLKTLRHLNVIELVDVIVNEEKEKMYLLLEYCVGGLQDMLEHSPGSKFPCWQAHNYFSQLINGLEYLHSRGIIHKDIKPGNLLLTLDETLKISDFGTAEALSPFDPEGICASSQGSPAFQPPEIANGADEYSGFKIDIWSSGVTLYNLVTGEYPFEGDNVYRLFEAIGKCNIQIPSFVTEPLRSLLVGMLKKDPKKRFTLRTIQTHPWFVCRHPRTSEKVPFPPLRGDFMHNMTVLPYLFNYHSCETPSENEEEYITEQLIKDRPNGSASVPIDDVNDPSKRPWHKPIMCNVKKMASCRLS
- the LOC132917359 gene encoding serine/threonine-protein kinase STK11-like isoform X2, which encodes MMMEQREFDEDVMPSAIDDDEDVFKDLLNVPADWSANDCLSTGIFNSFDPNEVVYRAQKKPCKTVGKYVMGDLLGEGSYGKVKEVLDSETLVRCAAKILKKKKLKRIPNGEKNVLNEIQLLKTLRHLNVIELVDVIVNEEKEKMYLLLEYCVGGLQDMLEHSPGSKFPCWQAHNYFSQLINGLEYLHSRGIIHKDIKPGNLLLTLDETLKISDFGTAEALSPFDPEGICASSQGSPAFQPPEIANGADEYSGFKIDIWSSGVTLYNLVTGEYPFEGDNVYRLFEAIGKCNIQIPSFVTEPLRSLLVGMLKKDPKKRFTLRTIQTHPWFVCRHPRTSEKVPFPPLRGDFMHNMTVLPYLFNYHSCETPSENEEEYITEQLIKDRPNGSASVPIDDVNDPSKRPWHKPIMCNVKKMASCRLS